One Longimicrobium sp. genomic window, GACAATCGGCTGCAGGGGATGCGGGGCCTTCCATGCTTTCAGCGGACGAAAGTCTTGCGCGGCGGCCCCGCACCCCTGCCCTTGTGTCGTTAGGCAGTCACCGGCCCTCACGGGAGGGAGATGCGACCCAGTTTACATTTCGTGCTTACCCTGTGCATCCCCGCGGTCACCGGCGGCTGCACATCCCTCGCGCGCGGCGGGCCGCAGGCCAACTCGGCGCGCGGGGTGGTCCACGACACCGTGCGCATCGAGGCCGCCGGGGCATCGCTCGCCGCGACGCTGAGCCGCCCCGATGCGCCGGGGCGCGCCCCCGCCGTGGTGATGCTGCACGCGGCCGGCCTGGAGCGGCGGAGCGACTACCGCGCCTACGCAGACAGTCTAGCGGCGCACGGGATCGCTGTTCTAGCCTACGACATGCGCGGCGTCGGCGCATCTACCGGCAACCCTGTGCTACCGACCTTCGGCGATCTTGCGTCGGACGCCATCGCCGTGGCACGGTACCTCCGGTCTCGGCCAGACATCGACCCACGCGCCGTCGGCGTCTGGGCTCTGAGTCGTGGCGCGTTCACGGCACCACTCGTTGCGACACGCGACCCGGCCACTGCGTTCGTGGTCGTCGTCTCCGGTCCTGCGCTCCCGGCTGCCGAGTTGGACGCCGACGGCATAACCGACGCGCTGCGGGCGCGTGGACACCCGGACGAGGAGGTGCGCGAGGCCCTCGCCCTGTACCGCCTCGGAGTTCAGGTCGCACGGACCGGCCAGGGACGCGACAGCCTGGAGCGGGTGTTCGCCCGAGCGCAGTCGGCTCGCTGGTTCCCCGATTTCCCGATCAAGGCGCTTCCCCCCGAGGGACACTGGTCCTGGCAGCACTTTCGCGAAATCGTCACCTTCGATCCGGACACCGCCTGGGCCCGCGTCCAGGTGCCCGTCCTGGCGATCTACGGCGGCCGTGACCGCCCCATCATTTCGACCGACAGCCGGGTGCGGCTCGAGCGGGCTTTGCGCGCCGGCGGGAACGCGGCGGTGAGCGTCACGGTGCTCCCCGAAGCCGACCATCTCATGCGCGAGCCGACGGGCGGATTCGTGAAGGAGCTCTTCGAGTCGCAGGCACGGTGGATCCAACGGCGGGCGGCGGCGCGAGCCTCGGTGCGTTAGCTGCCTGACGAGTCGTTGCAGCTGACGGGGCGGCGCATGCGTCCTCAGCATCCATAGCTCCCCGCGCGCCGCCCCGCGGCTGGACTCGGCGTCAGGCCGCCACCGAAGTTCTCTGCTACCTCTGCTTCCTCTGCGTGAGATCGCTGTT contains:
- a CDS encoding alpha/beta fold hydrolase, whose translation is MRPSLHFVLTLCIPAVTGGCTSLARGGPQANSARGVVHDTVRIEAAGASLAATLSRPDAPGRAPAVVMLHAAGLERRSDYRAYADSLAAHGIAVLAYDMRGVGASTGNPVLPTFGDLASDAIAVARYLRSRPDIDPRAVGVWALSRGAFTAPLVATRDPATAFVVVVSGPALPAAELDADGITDALRARGHPDEEVREALALYRLGVQVARTGQGRDSLERVFARAQSARWFPDFPIKALPPEGHWSWQHFREIVTFDPDTAWARVQVPVLAIYGGRDRPIISTDSRVRLERALRAGGNAAVSVTVLPEADHLMREPTGGFVKELFESQARWIQRRAAARASVR